A single region of the Opitutaceae bacterium genome encodes:
- a CDS encoding VWA domain-containing protein — MTQPLVRSDALWAALPAVAGFITDKTGIPIYRGAGACTDGSSITLPALPDGLLAWSEIVKAIAYLYHETAHILKTDFADWQTIATPLERAIMGVLEDIRIELYAVRRFPAARKYLGDLVRQLAEAGMAGKQPCFCKVDDQHMSEAEVMQWYMLYRLRHDILEQKGIAPVLETAAAAMPKKFPAGMRIRLDGLMYQIADCESTRDALDLTAEIIKMIKEEKEKEDKKQDNSSGKPPSQQLQAGGASSQEAGNGEPEQGPQETGAGDDGAGTASGSQGPGADGLGKLLGMGNEQVAQDLGSMLQESLNQIATQKCGRATSMPNVWKLPLAEKPADIAGVKASINAIRTKTLHWMHSAAQTDLRHVRSGLTIDASSLHLAPVGGDIFVEEDEGIDLNAAISIVIDRSSSMSRLIGSAAQAALAAMLAFDVPGIKTNVAVFPVHGNAKGVSDHNGVAVVKRWEESSRNLARRISSLTASGGTPMAEAILFAAADVLRREESLRLVMVVTDGEPNDKDATREMINKARASGINVVGLGIGVDPSPVFGERSAAKLESVQQLSGAMVRLIRASMQDR; from the coding sequence ATGACTCAGCCCTTGGTTCGCAGCGACGCCCTTTGGGCGGCGCTGCCAGCAGTAGCGGGCTTCATCACCGACAAGACTGGTATCCCGATCTACAGGGGCGCCGGCGCTTGCACGGACGGCTCGAGCATCACGCTGCCGGCCTTGCCGGACGGGCTGCTAGCCTGGAGCGAAATCGTCAAGGCTATCGCCTACCTCTACCACGAGACGGCGCACATCCTGAAAACGGACTTCGCTGACTGGCAGACCATAGCGACACCGCTGGAGCGCGCCATCATGGGCGTTCTCGAGGATATTCGCATCGAGCTCTACGCAGTGCGCAGATTCCCGGCGGCCAGGAAATATCTAGGGGATCTGGTCCGCCAGCTCGCGGAAGCGGGCATGGCGGGCAAGCAGCCTTGTTTTTGCAAGGTGGATGATCAGCACATGTCGGAAGCAGAAGTAATGCAGTGGTACATGCTCTACCGGCTGCGCCACGACATCCTCGAGCAGAAAGGCATTGCTCCGGTGCTGGAAACGGCGGCCGCGGCGATGCCCAAGAAGTTTCCAGCCGGCATGCGTATCCGCCTGGATGGATTGATGTACCAGATCGCCGACTGCGAATCCACGCGGGACGCGCTCGACCTGACCGCCGAGATCATCAAGATGATCAAGGAGGAGAAGGAGAAGGAAGATAAAAAGCAGGACAACTCTTCCGGCAAGCCTCCTTCACAACAACTGCAAGCGGGCGGGGCATCTTCTCAGGAAGCCGGCAACGGCGAGCCAGAACAGGGCCCGCAGGAAACCGGCGCAGGAGACGATGGCGCAGGCACGGCCTCTGGTTCGCAAGGGCCGGGCGCCGACGGCCTGGGCAAGCTGCTGGGCATGGGCAACGAGCAGGTAGCCCAGGATCTTGGCAGCATGCTGCAGGAGTCTTTGAACCAGATTGCTACCCAAAAATGCGGGCGCGCCACCTCGATGCCTAACGTCTGGAAGTTGCCGCTGGCCGAAAAGCCGGCGGACATTGCCGGCGTGAAGGCTTCGATCAACGCAATCCGCACCAAGACGTTGCACTGGATGCATTCGGCGGCGCAGACCGACTTGCGGCATGTCCGTTCGGGCCTGACCATCGATGCCTCAAGTCTGCACTTGGCGCCGGTAGGAGGCGATATCTTTGTTGAAGAAGACGAAGGAATCGACCTAAACGCGGCCATTTCGATCGTCATCGACAGGTCAAGCTCGATGTCGCGTCTTATCGGCAGCGCGGCACAAGCGGCGCTGGCGGCGATGCTGGCATTCGACGTGCCGGGCATCAAGACCAATGTCGCGGTGTTCCCCGTGCACGGCAATGCTAAAGGCGTTAGCGACCACAACGGCGTTGCCGTTGTTAAGCGCTGGGAGGAATCTTCGCGCAACCTGGCCAGGCGTATCTCCAGCCTGACAGCGAGCGGCGGGACGCCGATGGCCGAAGCCATACTATTTGCCGCTGCCGACGTGCTGCGCCGCGAAGAATCGTTGCGGCTGGTCATGGTCGTCACCGACGGCGAGCCAAATGACAAGGATGCTACGCGCGAGATGATCAACAAAGCGCGTGCTTCTGGCATCAACGTCGTGGGGCTGGGCATCGGCGTCGATCCATCGCCAGTGTTCGGCGAGCGCAGCGCCGCCAAGCTGGAGAGTGTGCAGCAGCTCTCCGGCGCCATGGTTCGCCTCATCAGGGCGTCCATGCAAGACAGGTAA
- a CDS encoding S24/S26 family peptidase, with protein MSISPLPETGPLLFAPLASDEAWGENVRKMFASNLRKALDGGGYPASTNGAATMLVSALKNRISISAAQKWLQGERMPDAPLLLELAILLRVSVDYLLRGESLLANEGAPSSKLTLLERAERLQIADQLVLLPRIACYSDKKDRKLIAFTKSWLSEKFPGVLYDDIDLLTASSDHMEPYIRNGDEIVFWRFPRHLEDNGVYLLQMRHGRLIRRIRQMVSSDEYEISCDNPRYPSEKVPYDTFPYPLTNAASGELAIVGKVLAVIGVMR; from the coding sequence ATGAGTATCTCCCCCCTTCCGGAAACCGGGCCACTCCTTTTTGCGCCTCTTGCTAGTGATGAGGCTTGGGGTGAAAACGTCAGGAAGATGTTTGCAAGCAACCTGCGTAAGGCATTGGATGGTGGCGGCTACCCGGCCAGTACAAACGGCGCTGCAACAATGCTGGTTTCCGCCCTAAAGAACCGTATTTCCATTTCAGCGGCTCAAAAGTGGCTGCAGGGCGAAAGAATGCCTGATGCGCCTTTATTGCTCGAACTGGCGATTCTCTTGAGAGTCTCCGTTGATTATCTGCTCAGAGGTGAGAGCCTCCTTGCAAATGAGGGAGCTCCCTCCTCAAAGCTCACCCTTCTGGAGCGTGCAGAGCGCTTACAAATAGCGGACCAACTGGTGTTGTTACCAAGGATTGCCTGTTATTCCGACAAAAAGGATCGCAAGCTGATCGCTTTTACAAAAAGCTGGTTAAGCGAAAAGTTCCCCGGGGTGCTCTACGACGATATCGATTTACTGACAGCCTCCAGTGACCACATGGAGCCATACATCCGCAATGGCGACGAGATTGTTTTTTGGCGCTTTCCGCGGCACCTGGAAGACAACGGTGTTTATTTGCTGCAGATGCGGCATGGCAGGCTAATACGTCGGATACGCCAGATGGTATCGAGTGACGAATATGAGATATCGTGCGACAACCCAAGGTATCCATCGGAGAAGGTGCCTTACGACACATTTCCTTATCCCCTTACTAATGCGGCTTCGGGGGAGTTGGCTATCGTAGGTAAAGTCCTGGCGGTTATCGGAGTAATGCGGTGA